A region from the uncultured Bacteroides sp. genome encodes:
- a CDS encoding MATE family efflux transporter, protein MYTNKQIWHVSFPILLSLLAQNIINVTDTAFLGRVSEVALGASAMGGLFYICIFTVAFGFSTGSQIVIARRNGEKKYAEVGPVMIQGAMFLLIMASLLFAFSRLFGGNIMHLLVSSETIFNATMEYIHWRVFGFFFAFINVMFRAFYIGTTRTKVLIINAIVMAITNVILDYILIFGKFGFPELGIKGAAIASVIAEASSIVFFLIYTYITVDLKKYGLNRFRSFNSALLMRILNISSFTMLQYFLSMATWFAFFAAVERIGQRELAIANIVRSIYIVMMVSVSSLSTAANSLVSNTIGSGDINHVIPLIKKIARFSFLIMMILVIVVVVFPKAILSIYTNEAALIAESVPSVYVISGAMLIASVSNILFSGISGTGNTRSALMLETITLTIYMLYVFIVGVWLHAPVEICFTTEVLYYSLVLLASYFYFKKAKWQNKKI, encoded by the coding sequence ATGTATACAAACAAACAGATCTGGCACGTAAGCTTCCCGATCTTATTAAGTCTTCTTGCGCAGAATATTATCAACGTCACCGATACGGCTTTTCTCGGACGAGTCAGCGAAGTAGCACTCGGTGCATCTGCCATGGGAGGGTTATTCTATATCTGTATTTTCACTGTCGCTTTTGGTTTCAGTACGGGCTCTCAAATAGTTATTGCCCGACGCAACGGAGAGAAAAAATATGCCGAAGTAGGGCCGGTCATGATTCAGGGCGCTATGTTTCTTCTTATCATGGCATCATTGCTTTTTGCTTTTAGTCGCCTGTTCGGAGGAAACATTATGCACTTATTGGTGTCGTCCGAAACAATATTTAATGCCACAATGGAGTATATCCATTGGCGGGTTTTCGGTTTCTTTTTTGCCTTTATCAATGTTATGTTCCGTGCCTTTTATATCGGAACAACACGTACAAAAGTACTGATAATCAACGCCATCGTTATGGCAATAACCAATGTGATACTCGACTATATACTTATATTCGGCAAATTCGGCTTCCCTGAACTCGGAATAAAAGGTGCCGCTATTGCCTCCGTTATCGCCGAAGCTTCTTCTATCGTCTTTTTTCTTATCTACACATATATAACTGTTGATTTGAAAAAATACGGATTGAATCGCTTCCGTTCTTTCAACTCTGCACTGCTCATGCGAATCCTGAATATTTCAAGCTTCACCATGCTCCAGTATTTTTTATCCATGGCTACATGGTTTGCATTTTTTGCTGCAGTAGAGCGAATAGGACAGCGAGAGCTTGCCATAGCAAATATTGTACGAAGCATTTATATAGTTATGATGGTTTCTGTTAGTTCACTCTCTACAGCAGCCAACAGCCTGGTTAGTAATACCATTGGCTCCGGAGACATCAACCACGTTATTCCTTTAATAAAGAAAATAGCCCGATTCTCTTTTTTAATTATGATGATATTGGTTATAGTAGTAGTAGTTTTCCCGAAAGCAATTCTTTCAATCTACACCAATGAAGCAGCTTTAATTGCAGAATCGGTACCTTCTGTATATGTTATAAGCGGAGCGATGCTCATTGCCTCTGTTTCAAACATCCTATTCAGTGGCATCTCCGGAACAGGAAACACCCGCTCTGCGCTAATGCTCGAAACCATCACTTTGACTATTTATATGCTATATGTCTTTATCGTCGGAGTTTGGCTACATGCCCCGGTCGAAATTTGCTTTACTACAGAGGTTTTATACTATAGCTTGGTGCTATTAGCAAGCTATTTTTACTTCAAGAAAGCAAAATGGCAGAATAAAAAGATATAA
- the ffh gene encoding signal recognition particle protein, whose amino-acid sequence MFDNLSERLERSFKILKGEGKITEINVAETLKDVRKALLDADVNYKVAKNFTDTVKEKALGQNVLTAVKPSQLMVKIVHDELTQLMGGETVEINIKGQPAVILMSGLQGSGKTTFSGKLAQMLKTKKGKSPLLVACDVYRPAAIEQLRVLAEQIGVPIYSEIDSKDPVSIAQNAIKEAKAKGYDLVIIDTAGRLAVDELMMNEIAAIKTAINPNEILFVVDSMTGQDAVNTAKEFNERLNFDGVVLTKLDGDTRGGAALSIRSVVNKPIKFVGTGEKLDAIDQFHPARMSDRILGMGDIVSLVERAQEQYDEEEAKRIQRKIAKNQFDFNDFLSQIAQIKKMGNLKDLASMIPGVSKAIKDVDLNDDAFKSIEAIIYSMTPKERSNPALLNGPRRTRIAKGSGTTIQEVNRLLKQFDETRKMMKMVSGANKMGKMMPKMKR is encoded by the coding sequence ATGTTCGATAATTTAAGCGAAAGACTCGAAAGGTCATTTAAAATTCTCAAAGGTGAAGGCAAAATCACCGAAATCAACGTAGCTGAAACGCTGAAAGATGTACGTAAGGCTTTGCTTGATGCCGATGTGAACTATAAAGTGGCTAAAAACTTCACTGATACGGTAAAAGAAAAAGCACTGGGACAAAATGTACTTACCGCCGTAAAGCCCAGCCAGTTGATGGTGAAAATCGTGCACGACGAGCTTACGCAATTGATGGGAGGCGAGACAGTAGAAATAAACATAAAAGGACAACCTGCCGTTATCTTGATGTCCGGATTACAAGGCTCAGGTAAAACAACATTTTCGGGCAAGCTGGCTCAAATGTTAAAAACCAAAAAAGGCAAGAGTCCTCTGCTTGTTGCCTGCGATGTGTATCGTCCGGCAGCTATCGAGCAATTGCGTGTTTTGGCCGAACAAATCGGCGTACCAATATATTCAGAGATCGACAGCAAAGACCCTGTGTCTATCGCCCAAAATGCAATTAAAGAAGCCAAAGCAAAAGGATACGATTTGGTCATTATCGATACAGCCGGTCGTTTAGCTGTGGATGAGCTAATGATGAACGAAATCGCAGCAATCAAAACAGCCATCAATCCAAACGAAATTCTCTTTGTCGTTGATTCTATGACAGGGCAAGATGCTGTGAATACAGCTAAAGAATTTAACGAACGCTTGAACTTTGACGGAGTGGTACTCACCAAACTTGATGGTGACACACGCGGTGGTGCTGCGTTATCCATACGATCGGTTGTTAACAAACCTATCAAATTTGTAGGAACGGGCGAAAAGCTTGATGCTATTGATCAGTTCCACCCCGCACGTATGTCAGACCGTATCCTCGGTATGGGTGATATTGTTTCACTTGTTGAGCGTGCACAAGAGCAATATGATGAAGAAGAAGCTAAACGTATACAAAGAAAAATAGCCAAAAATCAATTTGACTTTAACGACTTTCTAAGTCAGATTGCTCAAATAAAGAAAATGGGTAATTTGAAAGACCTCGCATCAATGATTCCGGGCGTTAGTAAAGCGATTAAGGATGTCGATCTTAACGATGACGCTTTTAAAAGCATTGAAGCTATTATTTATTCAATGACTCCCAAAGAACGTTCTAACCCGGCGCTTTTAAACGGACCGCGACGCACACGCATAGCAAAAGGAAGCGGCACAACTATCCAAGAAGTAAATCGCCTGCTAAAACAATTCGACGAAACTCGTAAGATGATGAAAATGGTGTCCGGCGCTAATAAAATGGGCAAAATGATGCCGAAAATGAAACGATAA
- the folD gene encoding bifunctional methylenetetrahydrofolate dehydrogenase/methenyltetrahydrofolate cyclohydrolase FolD — MPDYKLIDGKAISEQVKQEIAAEVAEIASKGGKQPHLAAILVGHDGGSETYVAAKVKACETCGFKSSLIRYENDVTEEELLTKVRELNEDEDVDGFIVQLPLPKHISEQKVIETIDFRKDVDGFHPINVGRMSIGLPCYVSATPNGILELLKRYKIETSGKKCVVLGRSNIVGKPMAALMMQKAYPGDATVTVCHSHSRDLVKECREADIIIAALGQPNFVTAEMVKEGAVVIDVGTTRLPSDKTKSGFKLTGDVKFDEVAPKCSFITPVPGGVGPMTIVSLMRNTLLAGKKAIYK; from the coding sequence ATGCCAGATTACAAATTAATTGACGGAAAAGCTATTTCCGAACAAGTAAAGCAAGAAATTGCTGCTGAAGTGGCGGAAATTGCAAGCAAAGGAGGTAAACAACCTCACTTGGCAGCTATCCTTGTAGGACACGATGGCGGCAGTGAAACGTATGTAGCCGCCAAAGTAAAAGCTTGCGAAACATGTGGTTTCAAATCTTCTCTTATACGCTACGAAAATGATGTTACAGAAGAAGAATTGCTGACAAAAGTACGCGAGTTGAATGAGGATGAGGATGTAGACGGATTTATTGTTCAGTTGCCACTCCCTAAGCATATCTCCGAACAAAAGGTAATAGAAACCATCGACTTTCGTAAAGATGTAGACGGATTCCACCCCATAAATGTGGGGCGCATGTCCATCGGGCTGCCTTGCTATGTTTCAGCAACGCCCAACGGCATTCTGGAGCTATTAAAACGTTATAAGATAGAAACATCGGGCAAAAAATGCGTTGTATTGGGACGCAGCAACATCGTTGGCAAGCCCATGGCTGCCCTAATGATGCAAAAAGCATATCCCGGTGATGCTACAGTAACTGTTTGCCACAGCCACTCACGCGATTTGGTGAAAGAGTGCCGGGAAGCCGACATAATCATTGCCGCTTTGGGACAGCCTAATTTTGTTACCGCCGAAATGGTGAAAGAAGGTGCTGTGGTAATAGACGTGGGAACTACCCGGCTTCCGTCCGACAAAACTAAATCGGGATTTAAGCTAACCGGTGACGTGAAGTTTGACGAAGTGGCACCCAAATGTTCATTCATTACTCCCGTGCCGGGTGGCGTAGGACCAATGACTATCGTTTCACTAATGAGGAACACTTTACTTGCCGGTAAAAAAGCAATTTATAAATGA